A single region of the Quadrisphaera setariae genome encodes:
- a CDS encoding resuscitation-promoting factor, giving the protein MRLIPSGRATRIAGQAVVVTALVAGTAAWAANDTTVNLDVDGRTQQVRMFGTTVDAALSAADVELGSRDAVSLPETAKVGDGDTIVVRHARPITLTVDGKTQTRWTTALTVGDALSDLQVRADGAAVSASRSAPLGRAGMALTVSTPKTVQVTVDGATTPVTSTGATYADLLQAAGVTLGPDDEASAPLTDTVVDGAALQVFRIVKQKVTEDSAIPFETQSTESGDLYKGDTDITTKGVKGVQQTTFEVVTKDGQQVSKNQVGAPKVTTPPVTQVQVTGTKEKPAPAAAPAVGGGSVWDAIAKCESGGNWSINTGNGYYGGLQFSQGTWRAYGGAGSASSASREEQIAVAQKVQAAQGWGAWPSCTRKLGLR; this is encoded by the coding sequence GTGCGCCTCATCCCCTCCGGCCGGGCGACCCGCATCGCGGGCCAGGCCGTCGTCGTCACCGCCCTCGTCGCAGGGACCGCCGCCTGGGCCGCCAACGACACGACCGTCAACCTGGACGTCGACGGGCGCACCCAGCAGGTCCGCATGTTCGGCACCACCGTCGACGCGGCCCTGTCCGCCGCGGACGTGGAGCTGGGCAGCCGCGACGCGGTCTCCCTGCCCGAGACCGCCAAGGTCGGCGACGGCGACACGATCGTCGTGCGGCACGCCCGCCCGATCACGCTGACGGTGGACGGCAAGACCCAGACCCGCTGGACCACGGCCCTGACCGTGGGCGACGCGCTCTCCGACCTCCAGGTGCGCGCCGACGGCGCCGCCGTCTCCGCCTCCCGCTCCGCGCCGCTCGGCCGCGCCGGCATGGCGCTGACGGTGAGCACCCCCAAGACCGTGCAGGTCACCGTCGACGGCGCCACCACGCCCGTGACGTCCACCGGCGCCACCTACGCCGACCTGCTCCAGGCCGCCGGCGTCACCCTCGGCCCCGACGACGAGGCCTCCGCGCCGCTGACCGACACCGTCGTCGACGGCGCCGCGCTGCAGGTCTTCCGCATCGTCAAGCAGAAGGTCACCGAGGACTCGGCGATCCCCTTCGAGACGCAGAGCACCGAGTCGGGTGACCTGTACAAGGGCGACACCGACATCACCACCAAGGGCGTCAAGGGCGTCCAGCAGACCACCTTCGAGGTGGTCACCAAGGACGGCCAGCAGGTCTCGAAGAACCAGGTCGGCGCCCCGAAGGTCACCACGCCCCCCGTGACGCAGGTGCAGGTCACCGGCACCAAGGAGAAGCCCGCCCCGGCGGCGGCTCCCGCGGTCGGTGGCGGCTCGGTGTGGGACGCCATCGCCAAGTGCGAGTCCGGCGGCAACTGGTCGATCAACACCGGCAACGGCTACTACGGCGGGCTGCAGTTCTCCCAGGGCACGTGGCGCGCCTACGGCGGGGCCGGCTCGGCGAGCTCGGCCAGCCGCGAGGAGCAGATCGCCGTGGCCCAGAAGGTCCAGGCCGCGCAGGGGTGGGGCGCCTGGCCGTCCTGCACCCGCAAGCTCGGCCTGCGCTGA
- the rsmA gene encoding 16S rRNA (adenine(1518)-N(6)/adenine(1519)-N(6))-dimethyltransferase RsmA, whose amino-acid sequence MNTLPADDGLLGPADVRALAGRLGVRPTKQLGQNFVHDAGTVRRIAAKAGVQPGDVVLEVGPGLGSLTLALLAAGARVVVVEIDERLAAELPATVAARRPDLAADPDGRLAAHLQVVRSDALDVHDLPALAGGAGAAAGAPTKLVANLPYNVAVPVILTLLARMPQLEQVLVMVQTEVAERLAAVPGSKVYGVPSVKAAWYAEASMAGAVGRQVFWPVPNVDSALVRLVRRDPPSTTASREDVFAVVDAAFGQRRKTLRAALAGWAGSPARAEEVLRAAGVDPTLRGERLDVTAFARIAEARAAGA is encoded by the coding sequence CTGAACACGCTTCCAGCTGACGACGGCCTGCTGGGACCCGCTGACGTGCGGGCCCTGGCGGGCCGTCTCGGCGTGCGCCCGACCAAGCAGCTCGGCCAGAACTTCGTCCACGACGCCGGCACCGTGCGCCGCATCGCCGCCAAGGCGGGCGTGCAGCCGGGCGACGTGGTGCTGGAGGTCGGCCCCGGGCTGGGCTCCCTGACGCTGGCGCTGCTCGCGGCGGGAGCCCGCGTCGTCGTCGTCGAGATCGACGAGCGGCTGGCCGCCGAGCTCCCGGCCACCGTGGCGGCCCGCCGCCCCGACCTCGCCGCCGACCCCGACGGCCGCCTGGCCGCGCACCTGCAGGTGGTGCGCTCCGACGCCCTCGACGTGCACGACCTCCCCGCGCTGGCCGGCGGGGCGGGCGCCGCTGCCGGCGCCCCCACCAAGCTGGTGGCAAACCTGCCGTACAACGTGGCCGTCCCCGTGATCCTGACGCTGCTGGCGCGGATGCCGCAGCTGGAGCAGGTGCTGGTCATGGTGCAGACCGAGGTGGCCGAGCGGCTCGCCGCCGTCCCCGGGAGCAAGGTCTACGGCGTGCCCAGCGTCAAGGCGGCCTGGTACGCCGAGGCGTCGATGGCCGGCGCGGTGGGCCGGCAGGTGTTCTGGCCGGTGCCGAACGTCGACAGCGCCCTCGTGCGGCTCGTCCGCCGTGACCCGCCGAGCACGACGGCCTCGCGGGAGGACGTCTTCGCCGTGGTCGACGCCGCCTTCGGGCAGCGACGCAAGACGCTGCGCGCCGCGCTGGCGGGGTGGGCGGGCTCACCCGCCCGCGCCGAGGAGGTGCTGCGCGCGGCCGGGGTCGACCCGACCCTGCGCGGGGAGCGGCTGGACGTCACCGCCTTCGCCCGCATCGCCGAGGCGCGCGCGGCGGGTGCCTGA
- a CDS encoding ABC-F family ATP-binding cassette domain-containing protein, translating into MAHLLNLEGATVVHGARTVLDGVSLGLDDGARVGVVGRNGDGKSTLLRVLAGTQVLDGGRATRSRGTTMGVLSQTDDLDPSHTVRRAVVGDVPDHVWASDARIRSVLDGLLGDMLEGPAAAPGGAEALVGQLSGGQRRRVALARLMAGDDDVLLLDEPTNHLDVEGVAWLAEHLRTRWQPSQGALVVVTHDRWFLDAVVERTWEVHDGVVDSYDGGYAAYVLARAERARIASVTAERRDNLLRKELAWLRRGAPARTSKPRFRIEAANALIAAEPPPRDSFALARTATARLGKDVVDVEGASLAVGEGDERRVLLDDVTWRLGPGDRIGVVGVNGSGKTTLLKLLLQQVQPDAGRVKLGKTVVTGVLSQDLRELDAVADQRVLETVEREATSVLDVATGKELTASSVVERLGFPAARAWTHVHDLSGGERRRLQLARLLVRGPNLLLLDEPTNDLDTDTLAAVEDVLDGFAGTLVVVSHDRYLLERTTDRQVALLGDGAIRDLPGGVEEYLRLRHAGAGVAGAAATSVATASSSSRDDRGGSTQPTGASAADARAARKEVARLERQLAKLSEKEAKLHDALAASAADYAAAAKLDAELRELLSEKEALEEEWLEAAEAAG; encoded by the coding sequence GTGGCCCACCTCCTGAACCTCGAGGGCGCGACCGTCGTCCACGGCGCCCGCACCGTGCTGGACGGCGTCTCCCTCGGACTCGACGACGGCGCGCGGGTCGGCGTGGTCGGCCGCAACGGTGACGGCAAGTCGACGCTGCTGCGCGTGCTGGCCGGCACGCAGGTGCTCGACGGCGGCCGCGCCACGCGCAGCCGCGGCACGACGATGGGCGTGCTGTCGCAGACCGACGACCTCGACCCCTCGCACACCGTGCGCCGCGCGGTGGTGGGCGACGTGCCCGACCACGTGTGGGCCTCCGACGCGCGGATCCGGTCCGTGCTCGACGGCCTCCTCGGCGACATGCTGGAGGGCCCGGCCGCCGCACCCGGTGGCGCGGAGGCCCTGGTGGGCCAGCTCTCCGGCGGTCAGCGGCGCCGCGTCGCGCTCGCGCGGCTCATGGCCGGCGACGACGACGTGCTGCTCCTCGACGAGCCCACCAACCACCTCGACGTCGAGGGCGTCGCGTGGCTCGCGGAGCACCTGCGCACCCGCTGGCAGCCCTCGCAGGGCGCGCTGGTGGTCGTCACGCACGACCGGTGGTTCCTGGACGCCGTGGTCGAGAGGACGTGGGAGGTGCACGACGGCGTGGTCGACTCCTACGACGGCGGGTACGCCGCGTACGTGCTGGCCCGTGCCGAGCGCGCCCGCATCGCCTCGGTGACCGCCGAGCGGCGCGACAACCTGCTCCGCAAGGAGCTGGCGTGGCTGCGCCGCGGCGCACCGGCGCGCACGAGCAAGCCCCGCTTCCGCATCGAGGCGGCCAACGCCCTCATCGCCGCCGAGCCGCCGCCGCGCGACTCCTTCGCGCTGGCGCGCACCGCGACGGCCCGGCTGGGCAAGGACGTCGTCGACGTCGAGGGCGCGTCCCTGGCCGTGGGCGAGGGCGACGAGCGACGGGTGCTCCTCGACGACGTCACCTGGCGCCTCGGGCCGGGGGACCGGATCGGGGTCGTCGGGGTGAACGGCTCGGGCAAGACCACCCTGCTCAAGCTGCTGCTGCAGCAGGTCCAGCCCGACGCCGGGCGCGTGAAGCTCGGCAAGACGGTCGTGACCGGCGTCCTCAGCCAGGACCTGCGCGAGCTCGACGCCGTGGCCGACCAGCGCGTCCTGGAGACGGTGGAGCGCGAGGCCACCAGCGTGCTCGACGTCGCCACCGGCAAGGAGCTCACCGCCTCCTCGGTGGTGGAGCGGCTCGGGTTCCCCGCGGCGCGCGCCTGGACGCACGTGCACGACCTGTCCGGTGGCGAGCGCCGCCGCCTGCAGCTCGCGCGGCTGCTGGTGCGCGGGCCCAACCTGCTGCTGCTCGACGAGCCCACCAACGACCTCGACACCGACACCCTCGCCGCCGTCGAGGACGTGCTCGACGGCTTCGCCGGCACCCTCGTGGTGGTCAGCCACGACCGCTACCTCCTGGAGCGGACCACCGACCGCCAGGTGGCGCTGCTCGGCGACGGCGCGATCCGCGACCTCCCGGGCGGGGTGGAGGAGTACTTGCGCCTGCGCCACGCCGGCGCGGGGGTCGCGGGCGCAGCCGCCACCTCCGTGGCCACCGCGTCGTCGTCCTCCCGTGACGACCGGGGCGGTTCGACGCAGCCCACCGGGGCCAGCGCTGCCGACGCCCGCGCCGCGCGCAAGGAGGTGGCGCGCCTGGAGCGGCAGCTGGCCAAGCTCTCCGAGAAGGAGGCGAAGCTCCACGACGCGCTCGCCGCCAGCGCCGCTGACTACGCTGCGGCGGCCAAGCTCGACGCCGAGCTGCGCGAGCTGCTCTCCGAGAAGGAGGCGCTGGAGGAGGAGTGGCTGGAGGCCGCCG
- a CDS encoding sugar transferase, which yields MTLDVHPVADTAFALPGRINRVARPSTHWAPAYQRRVVAADLLAILGATLLAYLLRFGSAHSHPLQSLGMLAIIPVAWFAALFVFRAYEARFMGLGSEEYDRVLRASIFTLAAVGTTSWAFQLDIARGYVIIAIPLGTLLVLVLRYATRQWLHAQRDRGNHMQSVLVVGHREGVLAMVRQISRASYHGMRVAGVCLPPTASGRPDAEEKALALLGVPVLGTLDDAADVSVAEGVDAVAVLPTPEVDGAFLRRLGWVLEDTHAELYVAPAITEVVGPRVAIRPVCGLPLLHLERPELTGFRRLVKGTFDRVASGLGVLVLAPVLVGIALAIKLDSRGPVFFRQERVGLEGRTFGMLKFRSMVVDAEARLRDLAASSEGNAVLFKMKEDPRVTRVGRVLRRLSLDELPQLFNVLLGHMSLVGPRPPLAREVAVYGDDARRKLLVKPGLTGLWQINGRSDLDWDESVRLDLRYVENWSFGFDFMILWKTFGAVVRSRGAY from the coding sequence ATGACGCTGGACGTCCATCCGGTGGCGGACACCGCGTTCGCCCTCCCCGGTCGCATCAACCGGGTCGCCAGGCCCAGCACCCACTGGGCGCCGGCGTACCAGCGCCGCGTGGTGGCCGCCGACCTCCTCGCGATCCTCGGGGCGACGCTGCTGGCGTACCTGCTGCGCTTCGGCTCCGCCCACTCCCACCCGCTGCAGAGCCTGGGGATGCTGGCCATCATCCCCGTGGCGTGGTTCGCGGCGCTGTTCGTCTTCCGCGCCTACGAGGCGCGCTTCATGGGCCTGGGCAGCGAGGAGTACGACAGGGTGCTCCGCGCGAGCATCTTCACCCTCGCCGCCGTCGGGACGACGTCGTGGGCGTTCCAGCTGGACATCGCCCGCGGCTACGTGATCATCGCCATCCCGCTCGGCACCCTCCTCGTGCTGGTGCTGCGGTACGCGACGCGCCAGTGGCTGCACGCCCAGCGCGACCGCGGCAACCACATGCAGTCGGTGCTCGTGGTGGGCCACCGCGAGGGCGTGCTCGCGATGGTCCGCCAGATCAGCCGCGCCAGCTACCACGGCATGCGGGTGGCCGGCGTCTGCCTGCCCCCCACCGCTTCCGGGCGGCCCGACGCCGAGGAGAAGGCGCTCGCGCTGCTCGGCGTCCCGGTGCTGGGGACCCTGGACGACGCCGCGGACGTCAGCGTGGCCGAGGGCGTCGACGCCGTGGCCGTGCTCCCCACCCCCGAGGTCGACGGCGCGTTCCTGCGCCGCCTGGGCTGGGTGCTGGAGGACACGCACGCCGAGCTGTACGTGGCGCCCGCCATCACCGAGGTGGTCGGACCGCGCGTGGCGATCCGCCCGGTGTGCGGCCTGCCGCTGCTGCACCTGGAGCGCCCCGAGCTCACCGGGTTCCGCCGCCTCGTGAAGGGCACCTTCGACAGGGTCGCCTCCGGCCTGGGCGTGCTCGTGCTGGCGCCCGTGCTCGTGGGCATCGCGCTGGCCATCAAGCTGGACAGCCGCGGGCCGGTCTTCTTCCGCCAGGAGCGCGTGGGCCTGGAGGGCCGCACCTTCGGGATGCTGAAGTTCCGCAGCATGGTGGTGGACGCCGAGGCGCGCCTGCGCGACCTCGCCGCCTCCAGCGAGGGCAACGCGGTGCTGTTCAAGATGAAGGAGGACCCGCGCGTCACGCGCGTGGGCCGGGTGCTGCGCCGCCTGTCGCTGGACGAGCTGCCCCAGCTGTTCAACGTGCTCCTCGGCCACATGTCGCTCGTGGGTCCGCGCCCGCCGCTGGCGCGCGAGGTGGCCGTCTACGGCGACGACGCTCGCCGCAAGCTGCTGGTCAAGCCGGGCCTGACGGGTCTGTGGCAGATCAACGGCCGCTCCGACCTGGACTGGGACGAGTCGGTGCGCCTGGACCTGCGCTACGTGGAGAACTGGTCGTTCGGGTTCGACTTCATGATCCTGTGGAAGACCTTCGGCGCCGTCGTCCGGAGCCGCGGCGCCTACTGA
- a CDS encoding 4-(cytidine 5'-diphospho)-2-C-methyl-D-erythritol kinase, with product MTAPGERVVVRAPAKINLALRVGALEDDGYHDVVSVYQAVSVFEEVSASLPRDGVTGVTVSVRGTGAASTPLDGSNLAVRAAHLLAERAGVPADVALSIRKSAPVAGGMAGGSADAAAALLACDLLWGTGAGRDELERMGAELGADVPFALMGGTALGVGRGDQLTPVLARGEFHWVLALADEGLSTPAVYRERDRLLADAGEQAPALDAEVPGGLAQALRSGDAAALGAALVNDLQDAACSLRPALRRVLDLGRDHGTLGSLVSGSGPTVALLVPDRSAALELAVALTASGLTSDVRRVTGPVHGARQVDAVAPSPFHPSTGANPTVR from the coding sequence GTGACGGCACCGGGGGAGCGGGTGGTCGTCCGGGCCCCTGCCAAGATCAACCTCGCGCTGCGCGTCGGCGCGCTCGAGGACGACGGCTACCACGACGTGGTGAGCGTCTACCAGGCCGTCTCGGTCTTCGAGGAGGTCAGCGCCTCCCTCCCGCGCGACGGGGTGACGGGCGTGACGGTCTCGGTCCGCGGCACGGGCGCCGCCTCGACCCCGCTCGACGGCTCCAACCTCGCCGTCCGCGCCGCCCACCTCCTGGCCGAGCGCGCGGGCGTGCCCGCCGACGTCGCCCTCTCCATCCGCAAGAGCGCCCCCGTGGCCGGCGGCATGGCGGGCGGCTCCGCCGACGCCGCTGCCGCGCTGCTGGCCTGCGACCTGCTGTGGGGCACCGGCGCCGGTCGCGACGAGCTGGAGCGCATGGGCGCCGAGCTGGGCGCTGACGTGCCGTTCGCGCTCATGGGCGGCACAGCGCTGGGCGTGGGCCGCGGTGACCAGCTGACGCCGGTGCTGGCGCGCGGGGAGTTCCACTGGGTGCTGGCCCTCGCCGACGAGGGCCTGTCCACCCCGGCGGTGTACCGCGAGCGCGACCGGCTGCTCGCCGACGCCGGCGAGCAGGCCCCCGCGCTCGACGCGGAGGTGCCGGGCGGGCTGGCGCAGGCGCTGCGCAGCGGTGACGCCGCCGCGCTGGGCGCCGCGCTGGTCAACGACCTGCAGGACGCCGCCTGCTCCCTGCGCCCGGCGCTGCGCCGCGTGCTCGACCTCGGCCGCGACCACGGCACGCTCGGCTCGCTGGTCTCCGGGTCGGGGCCCACGGTGGCGCTGCTGGTGCCCGACAGGTCCGCGGCGCTGGAGCTGGCGGTGGCGCTGACGGCGTCCGGGCTGACCTCCGACGTGCGCCGGGTCACCGGGCCGGTGCACGGCGCCCGCCAGGTCGACGCCGTGGCGCCCTCCCCGTTCCACCCCTCCACGGGAGCGAACCCCACGGTGAGGTGA